A DNA window from Fragaria vesca subsp. vesca linkage group LG3, FraVesHawaii_1.0, whole genome shotgun sequence contains the following coding sequences:
- the LOC101300322 gene encoding 18.2 kDa class I heat shock protein-like: MSIIPSFRRNSNSIFDPFSGFTDLWDPLKDFPFPSSSLSTFPRENSAFVNTRIDWKETPEAHVFKADIPGLKNEEVKVEIEDDRVLQISGERKIEKEDKNDTWHRVERSSGKFSRRFRLPENAKVDEIKAAMENGVLSVTVPKVDVKKPDVKSIEISG, translated from the coding sequence ATGTCGATCATCCCCAGTTTCCGACGGAACAGCAACAGCATCTTCGACCCCTTCTCGGGCTTCACCGATCTCTGGGACCCCCTCAAGGATTTCCCATTCCCTTCTTCATCGCTCTCTACTTTCCCTCGCGAGAATTCAGCTTTTGTCAACACTAGGATCGACTGGAAGGAGACCCCGGAAGCCCATGTGTTCAAGGCTGACATTCCAGGGCTGAAGAACGAAGAGGTTAAGGTTGAGATTGAAGACGACAGGGTGCTGCAGATAAGCGGAGAGAGGAAGATAGAGAAGGAGGATAAGAACGATACTTGGCACCGGGTCGAGCGTAGCAGCGGCAAATTCTCCAGAAGGTTCAGGCTTCCTGAGAATGCTAAGGTAGATGAGATCAAGGCTGCTATGGAGAATGGGGTTCTCAGTGTGACGGTTCCTAAGGTGGATGTGAAGAAGCCTGATGTCAAATCCATTGAAATCTCTGGTTAA